In Planctomycetia bacterium, one genomic interval encodes:
- the pyrE gene encoding orotate phosphoribosyltransferase, with protein MTSRERLLELIKQRAVIHQEVTLASGQKSSYYIDARSLFLHGPSATLIGEALYELTKDLPMQAIGGPAVGALPLTVAVTMHYDKMGKEMEGFFIRKEAKTHGLQKTVEGVLPVGGKVVIVEDVFTTGGSVMTAIEAVQEAGAKVIAVVGIVDRLQGARERFEALGIQFRTICTIRDLGV; from the coding sequence ATGACATCACGTGAAAGATTGCTGGAACTCATCAAACAACGGGCAGTGATACACCAAGAAGTTACACTGGCTTCGGGACAGAAATCGAGTTATTACATCGATGCCCGGTCTTTGTTTCTGCATGGGCCCTCGGCAACACTGATTGGTGAAGCCCTGTATGAACTCACCAAAGACCTGCCGATGCAGGCTATTGGTGGACCTGCGGTTGGTGCATTGCCACTTACTGTTGCAGTCACCATGCATTACGACAAAATGGGCAAAGAAATGGAAGGCTTCTTCATCCGCAAAGAAGCCAAAACGCATGGCTTGCAAAAAACCGTGGAAGGGGTTTTGCCTGTTGGCGGCAAAGTGGTTATTGTGGAAGATGTGTTCACGACAGGTGGTTCGGTGATGACTGCTATCGAAGCAGTGCAGGAAGCCGGCGCGAAGGTGATCGCTGTGGTAGGTATCGTGGACCGTCTGCAGGGAGCACGTGAACGGTTTGAAGCGCTGGGTATTCAGTTTCGTACCATCTGCACCATCCGCGACCTGGGGGTGTAG